The DNA sequence CGACCGACAATGAAGATAAAACTTTCATCGTCTTTGTATCCAAGATCGCCTGTGAACAACTGCCCTTCACGCAGTACCTCTGCTTGTTCTTCCGGCTGACGCCAATATCCCATCATCACGTTATCGCCTGAAACCACCAATTCGCCCGTAGTGCCTGCCGGTACTTCAACCTGTTCATCATTGACTATCGTTACGGTCACGCCTTGCAATGGAATGCCGATTGAGCCGAGTTTTTCAGAGAGCCTTGCCGGAGGAAGATAAGTCACGCGCGGAGCTGCTTCAGTTTGACCGTACATGATGTAAATCTCTTTGTCGGGAAACGCGTCGGCGAGGGCACGAGTTACATCTGGAGCCATTGCTCCACCTGCCTGCGTGAAGTATCGCAGATTTGGGAGTTTCCTTGATGTCAAGGTTGACTTGCCCAGAAGTATCATGAAATTCGACGGCACTCCCGAAAGTCCGGTGCAACGTTGTTCTTCCAAAGTATTCAGGACTGTCTCGGGATACAGAAAACGATTGTCAATCACAAGGCACGCCCCGACTGCGATATTGGTCAGGAGTAGTGAGTTACCATAAATGTAGTAAAATGGCAGTATCACCAAAGTACGGTCGTCTTCTGTCAACTTCAGATAGTCTATGGTCGCATTCGTGTTGCTGCAGAGGTTTAAGTGAGAAAGCATCACGCCTTTGGGTTTGCCGGTGCTTCCGGAAGTATAAAAAACCGCCGCCAATTCGTGGATCTTGCCGTCTCTCTCCAACTCAATGACATCTCTATTGTCATCTGTGTTTTGCGAGGAGTCTGGCAAGCTAGTGTTCATAGCCATGGCTTCGCCAAAGATCAGTTTCTGCGTAGCGTCCGTACCGATTGGCAGCTCAGCGTCGCAGAAAAAGTATTCGACTTTGCAGCCAGCATCGAAGACCGCTTTTAGTTGTCGGCGATAGCGCGACTGCGCGACCAAAACTCTGACGTCGCAGTTTTCCAGAATATACGCAATCGTCTCCCCGTTGGCAGACGTGTCAAGCGGCACCAATACAAATCCTGCCTCAAGTACGCCGAAGTATGCTACAACATAGTCGATGCTGTTTTCCATCAGGAGCGCTATTCGCGATCCTCTTCTTATCGGAAGGCGACGAAGCTGTGTGGCAAATGCCGAAACGGCTTCACCAAGCTGGCGGTAGTTGATGGTGCGATCTTGTTCAACAACGGCGGGGCGGTCCTGAAAAGACAGCGTGCTTTGGCGCAGAAGTTGTTCGAGTCTCATGAAGTCATTGGCCTCGCAAAGTTAGACTCTTGTCAGACAGGCGTCGGCCACGGGAGATCAACTACCCGATTTTGTCTTGATGAAACCGATGAGGTTTTCGACGCTGTCCAAATTGGTCGGGAGCATTTCGCTGTCGGCGACCGTGATGCTGTATTGCTGCTCGAGAAATGCGGTGAGTTCGAGAATACCCATTGAATCGATGATTCCGCGACGCATGAACGAATCTGAGTCCGTAAACTTCACACTTTCGTCGCCGAGCAGATATGAATCGACAATGAACTTTCTTATTTCGCTGCGAACCTTTTCGGTATTGAATTCCATACTAATCCTTGCTAAGCAATGTTTTGCGTCTATCCAAAACGCGAGTCCAATTGAATTACTAGTTACACGCTCGGGTTGACTTCGAGCGGGTGCATACGCAATGGCTCCGTTGCCCTGATTTTGCGAGCAATGTGCGCATAGCCATGCTCAACCTCTTGAACAGATAACCCAAGTACTTCTGCCGCCTCGGCCGCCGGTACGTTCGTTTCCATGGCGTGCCAGAGCATATCCATGCGATAGAAATCGAGCCCAAAGAAAAACTCTTCCTGGGTCGAACCCGCGCTATACGTATCGGTCGTTGGAATGCGGCTAATGATGTCCTTCGGAACGCCAAGGTACTCAGCCAATTGATACACTTGAATCTTGAAAAGGTGCGCAATCGGCTTGAAGTCTGCGCCGCCATCACCATACTTCACGAAGAACCCTTGCATGTGCTCATCTTTGTTTCCGGTGCCAGCAACCGCCCAGTTGCGTCTTTCGGCATGATAGTAAAGTGTCGTCATGCGAAGGCGCTGTTTCAAATTGGAAGCGGCGACGACCTGCGCATAGACACCAGGAGTCATGCGCTTGGTCTGCGGTTCTCCACCCGGCTTCTGGATCATCAGGTGGAAGAAGTTAAATGTGTCTTTCGTGAGGATATTCTCGGGAATCGTGATCTTGCACTTGTACGACTTGTCGTATTCAGGAAACAACTGTTTAATCGCTTCGTCGCGCTTCTCATAGCACCCGAGACCTGCGAGACCACCAGTGATGTCCTCTTTAATGGCCTCAAATCCAAATTGCGCTGCCAATTCGCGTGCCAGTTTTTCGCTTTCGCCGGAAGACTCCTGTTCAGGCATCATTATGCCAAGTACGCGTTCGGGTCCAAGCGCACGGGCGCATAACGCCGAAACGACTGTTGAGTCAATGCCACCCGAGATGCCTACGACTGCACCGCTTTTCTTCAAGTCATCACGAATCTGACGGCGAATCGCCTCACACAATTGATCCGTAACTTTCGCGGCATCCATCTTGAGTATGTCTTTATGGAACTTCAAATCTTATCCTTTGCAAAAGCTTTACAGTCTCGTTTACAATGTTTCCTAAAATAGTATCGGTCAGCAATTGTCGCAACTGCAACTTGAATTGAATGAAACGGACACCAATCCAATCCACATTTTCGTTCTGTTAACGACCCGAAGAAACCTTAAGTTTCTCCAGACCATCAATCCGCGGCATTGTCCCAATGACCGGGAATCCCAGAGCGCTTTCGGCGTCTTCAATCTTCTTGATCGAGTTGTCAAAAAACTCAGCCACAATTATTGCACCGGCACCAAGGCTAATTCCAACCATCAATCCCAAGAGCACGATCATTCGCTTGTTCGGCCAAATCGGCGATAACGGTAAGCGAGCTGGCTCGACGACGCGAAACTTGGATTCCATCAGGAGGGCCTGCGAGATCTGTGTCCCTTCTTGAGACAGTTTGAATTGATCGCGAAGAGTCCGCGATGCGTCGATTTCGCGATTCAGTTGTTCAATTCTGGCACGGTAGCCCGGCATCAAACTGCCGCGTCTTTCAAGATCCGCGAGTGCGAGCTTCAGATTGTTGCTGTATGAATAGAGTGTCTCGAGTCTCAAGCGCAGCCCAAAAAGCGTGATCAGGTCGTTCTTAGTCGTTTCCGGTTCTTGACCGAACTTACTTCTGACAACTTGTGCGACTTCTTCATCGACATCGCTGGCCATGCCATAGAGCCGGACCTTAAAACTCACAACCGTCGGTGCGCTCCAGCTATTCTTTCGCAGCAGCTCCGGCATCGTAGTGAGAAGCTTTGTAATCTCGGCCTTCTTTTCGGTCAAATTCGAACTCTCTTCAAATACCGGTAACCCACCAGATATGCTCGATAAACGCATTTGCGAGTCGCGAACCTGTTTCTCTTTCTCAGCGATCTCAAGCCCGATCGCCTGAACTTCCATGTTGATCTGTTGGCGATTTGTGGGTGCCGCGACGACGTCATCAAGTTGCACTCGCAGCAATTCGGTTTCAAGTCCAGTGCGTTCAGTAATCTTGTCCTGCATGTCCTTTTCGTAAGTCTGCAGTTGATCTGATGAGAAATCAGATGACGCTGAAATTGTGCGCGACTCTTGTTTGGTCTTTTCCTGAATGAAAATATCGCCGAGGTTTTGGACGATCAGTTTTGCTTGTTCGGCACTTGACGATTGTGAAAGTATCTTAACTTGATTCGTGCCGGCAAACTCAACCCTGATTCGATTGCGCAGACTCTCGAGTAGCATGTCAAACTTCAAATCATCGACTGTAACGTTAGGTTGGTTAACTTGCAGCTTTCGGGCAGCCAGATCAATTGCAGGATCCTTGTCGAGTCCGATATTCTGCACCAATTGAGCAATGTAGGGCGCAGAAACGATTTCATTTTGAAGGCTCTGCAGCTCACTTGCACGGGTTTCGGGATTTGCGCCCATTCCACTTGCACCGCCCCCGATTAATCGCTGGAGATCTTGCGAAAGTCTGACTGGCTTTTCCATGAAGATTGTCACTGAGGCTTCGTAAATCGGGCTTAGGTAGAAGGTGCTTGCAGCAGTTATCGCCGTGACCAAGACGATGGGTATGACCAAAAGCCACTTTCGCTTCCAAGCGATCGAAAGAATATCGCGAACGTAGAACGTCTTGCTTTGCTTGGAATTATCCAATCTCAATTCCTCCCCGCCAAACCTGAACCAGAGTATTGTCGCGAGCAACGGATGGCAGACTCCGTGTCTCGAATTTCTTAATCTTTATACGCAGGGACAATATCCGCATCTCGATTATTAAATCAACCACAACTTACAAAAGCCATCACACCTAATTGTATCGGCAAGATGGATTTAGACAAAAGCTGCAGGGGACAATTTATTTCCGGGAGGCATAGCTTTACTGAGGAAATGCGGCACACTCTCGAATGGTTGATACTATCGACGACGGCGAAGTGCCGAGCTGAGCCCTATCATGCCGACTCCCAGGAGAATCAGCGAAGCAGGTTCAGGGACTTCAGCCGAGCCAGCACCATTTCCTTCTTCGTAGTCAAACATGAGAATTGCGCGATCAATCCGGAGACTTCGCTCACCGGCGTATATCGAAACATCAAGTGAACCGTCCGACCACATTGCGGGATCATCAAGGGAGCTTAAATCGTAAACTGTGTTGCCAATGAAGGTATTGTTAAGAGGATCCCAGTTCCAAGTTCCTTCGATGTTCACGAGGTTGTTACGACCGTCAATCCAAGCGCCGTCAATGAATAGCTTTGCAGAAGTAACGCTTGATCCCGGGGCCGAGAGGTTAGGCAACAAGTGGCTCCAATGCATGCTGGACTCAAGGCTTGAGGCAGTTCCAATCCAAGCTCCGCCAAACGCTCCATCGGGTCCGGCGCCTTCATAAAAGTCGATATAAGAGGCATAGTCGTAGTTTTGCCCATCGCCACTCCAACCATTGAGAATTCCACTATCAAATGTCCAATCAAAGAAGATGCTTTGGGACGAACTAAACGAAAACGCACTCGCAGTGAGGCAGAATAGAATTGCGAGTGTCAGAACGAACAGCTTAAGTATTGAATTAAGCATAACTTCTCCTTGGGACGAATACGAAATATCGACAGCAGGAGTATACAATTTGGAGAGAAAAAGTCAAGGGTAAAAGTCGCCCATAAACTAAGAAAGGCTGCCCAAATCAGGACAGCCTTTCGAGATGTTTGTCTAGTACTTGAAGAATTCTACTATACAGTAGCTTTCTTACGTCCACGCAGCTTAGCACCAAGGCCAGCGAGTCCGATTCCGAAAAGAACCATCGTAGCCGGTTCAGGTACGCTTTCGTACTGCTTTTCGAGTAAGTCGTTGCCACATTCCAGAGTCTGATGGAACGTAATCGCGCCAGAACCGAAGTCGCTAAGAAGTGAACGGGAGAAGCGGTATTCCCAAATGTAAGTGCCGGCTCCGCCTCCGAACATTGGGTTGCCCTCGAGGGTAGCATCGTAGCTCTTCAGAATATCGACACCTCCGAGGTTTGTGCCGGTACCGACGCGCCAAGCTCCGACAGCGTCGCGAATGGCTAAGTTGTTGTAATACGTACCCGGCTTATTGGTGATGCCGTTTGCAGTCGCGACATCAACTAACCTTCCGTCGCTTGTGATTGCGTAATCGTCTTTATCGCCGCCAAACCCGAAGAACAGGTCGCCACGGCCATAGGTCTGATTCCATCCCGTAGAATAGGCACCTTCGTTGAAAGACGAGGTCACGCTCAGGTAGATGAAATCGTTGTCGTAAGCAAAGTTAAGTCCTTCGATATCAAACTTCTCTCCACCTTCCGCCAGATTACCCGGAGACGGCAATGAACCGACACCACCCGGATATGTGATATCTGCGGTGTTGTTGTGCTCATCGAAGTAAGCCGATCCGAAGTCGTAATATGTCCAGTTGAATGCACTTGCTGTAGAGACTCCGATTAAGGAAGTCAATGCAAGTGCGGCGAGAAAGGATTTCAGCATCAAGCCCTCCGAGGGGTTATAGGTGAAGCAATCTACTACGAAGTAACTACTTGACTTGAAGCAACTGCTGTGCCAACAAGGAACGGTTGAATTACTCGTCGTAGCGCGTTGTTGCACTATCACTTAACAAAAGGAAGCGACTATATCAAGCAAATTCAGTGTGCAACACTTTTCAGATAAATGACATTTTGCGACCACCATTTTAAACAGCAACTTCTAGATCGAATTGCAGACAGGCAACTTACTTAAACGACTTGCCTAAGAATTGAGAATCAGTTGATTCAGGGCGTGCAGAATCGGACCAATATTGTCTTAGCAATACTTGCGTTGCTTGCAGGTGTTTATCTGCTTGATGGCGTCGAGATACCTGCTCAGTCGCGACTATGGCGCGAGTTCACAAATGCCGGTCACGCGCCGTTGTTTGGTGTTCTGTCGATTGCAGTCTTGGTCTTGACAAGGGCTTGCTTCAATAGCTGGAAATCTCCCAAGAGTTACTACCTATTCGCAGGTATCACGACGGCGGGTCTCGGTTTTACGACGGAGGTAATCCAGTACTTCACTCCAAGAGACGCAAGCGCATTGGATATGGTTTACAACCTTATCGGAATAGTCAGTTTTCTCGTTTTTGCCGCGACGTTTGATAGAGGATTGCGAGTAGTGTCGCCGCTGAGTCGACTACGATACCGCATTATTGCGCGATTGGGCTCGCTTGTAATTCTCAGCACTGCGTTCATCGCCTTTGCGGTGATTGCTTCAGCACATGCCCATCGAAAGACGCAGTTTCCTGTGATTCTAGATTTTGAGTCCTTTCTCGATAAGAGCTTTCTTGAAGCATCAAATGCGATGATTGATTTTGTGCAAGCTCCACGGACGTGGACGCTGAACGCAGGATCCAAAGTCTGCTGGTGGGCCATTCAACCTGGCAAGTTGTCATCAATAACAGTCAAGTATCCAAATCCGGTCTGGGCGGGATATGATCACTTGGAATTCCAGATTTACTCAGAGATGACTGAAGCAGTTTCAGTTTCTCTTCGAATAAATGATGTACAGCACAACTTCGATTTTGAAGATCGTTACAACACTGAATTGAGAGTAGAACCGGGACTCAACTTCGTCTCGATTCCCTTGCTAGACGTAGAAAACGCACCGCGCGGCCGCAAAATGGATATGACGAGTATCGCCAACATCATCATGTTCACAACTGTCAAGGATA is a window from the bacterium genome containing:
- a CDS encoding acyl--CoA ligase, with the translated sequence MRLEQLLRQSTLSFQDRPAVVEQDRTINYRQLGEAVSAFATQLRRLPIRRGSRIALLMENSIDYVVAYFGVLEAGFVLVPLDTSANGETIAYILENCDVRVLVAQSRYRRQLKAVFDAGCKVEYFFCDAELPIGTDATQKLIFGEAMAMNTSLPDSSQNTDDNRDVIELERDGKIHELAAVFYTSGSTGKPKGVMLSHLNLCSNTNATIDYLKLTEDDRTLVILPFYYIYGNSLLLTNIAVGACLVIDNRFLYPETVLNTLEEQRCTGLSGVPSNFMILLGKSTLTSRKLPNLRYFTQAGGAMAPDVTRALADAFPDKEIYIMYGQTEAAPRVTYLPPARLSEKLGSIGIPLQGVTVTIVNDEQVEVPAGTTGELVVSGDNVMMGYWRQPEEQAEVLREGQLFTGDLGYKDDESFIFIVGRKKEIIKAGGNRVSVKEVEEALVAHEKVLEVCVIGIPDPLLGEAIKAFIVLKPGLQLVDRELQRHCQKLLSDYKVPKVFEVVENLPKYQSGKINRQLLKKQTA
- a CDS encoding acyl carrier protein — protein: MEFNTEKVRSEIRKFIVDSYLLGDESVKFTDSDSFMRRGIIDSMGILELTAFLEQQYSITVADSEMLPTNLDSVENLIGFIKTKSGS
- the nadE gene encoding NAD(+) synthase, with protein sequence MKFHKDILKMDAAKVTDQLCEAIRRQIRDDLKKSGAVVGISGGIDSTVVSALCARALGPERVLGIMMPEQESSGESEKLARELAAQFGFEAIKEDITGGLAGLGCYEKRDEAIKQLFPEYDKSYKCKITIPENILTKDTFNFFHLMIQKPGGEPQTKRMTPGVYAQVVAASNLKQRLRMTTLYYHAERRNWAVAGTGNKDEHMQGFFVKYGDGGADFKPIAHLFKIQVYQLAEYLGVPKDIISRIPTTDTYSAGSTQEEFFFGLDFYRMDMLWHAMETNVPAAEAAEVLGLSVQEVEHGYAHIARKIRATEPLRMHPLEVNPSV
- a CDS encoding PEP-CTERM sorting domain-containing protein yields the protein MLNSILKLFVLTLAILFCLTASAFSFSSSQSIFFDWTFDSGILNGWSGDGQNYDYASYIDFYEGAGPDGAFGGAWIGTASSLESSMHWSHLLPNLSAPGSSVTSAKLFIDGAWIDGRNNLVNIEGTWNWDPLNNTFIGNTVYDLSSLDDPAMWSDGSLDVSIYAGERSLRIDRAILMFDYEEGNGAGSAEVPEPASLILLGVGMIGLSSALRRRR
- a CDS encoding PEP-CTERM sorting domain-containing protein, whose amino-acid sequence is MLKSFLAALALTSLIGVSTASAFNWTYYDFGSAYFDEHNNTADITYPGGVGSLPSPGNLAEGGEKFDIEGLNFAYDNDFIYLSVTSSFNEGAYSTGWNQTYGRGDLFFGFGGDKDDYAITSDGRLVDVATANGITNKPGTYYNNLAIRDAVGAWRVGTGTNLGGVDILKSYDATLEGNPMFGGGAGTYIWEYRFSRSLLSDFGSGAITFHQTLECGNDLLEKQYESVPEPATMVLFGIGLAGLGAKLRGRKKATV
- the vanZ gene encoding VanZ family protein, with product MIQGVQNRTNIVLAILALLAGVYLLDGVEIPAQSRLWREFTNAGHAPLFGVLSIAVLVLTRACFNSWKSPKSYYLFAGITTAGLGFTTEVIQYFTPRDASALDMVYNLIGIVSFLVFAATFDRGLRVVSPLSRLRYRIIARLGSLVILSTAFIAFAVIASAHAHRKTQFPVILDFESFLDKSFLEASNAMIDFVQAPRTWTLNAGSKVCWWAIQPGKLSSITVKYPNPVWAGYDHLEFQIYSEMTEAVSVSLRINDVQHNFDFEDRYNTELRVEPGLNFVSIPLLDVENAPRGRKMDMTSIANIIMFTTVKDSLVALYIDNIRLR